A window of the Alnus glutinosa chromosome 4, dhAlnGlut1.1, whole genome shotgun sequence genome harbors these coding sequences:
- the LOC133865981 gene encoding receptor protein-tyrosine kinase CEPR1 → MACQYHVILLIGLLLSLSCLSDQAINTNQSHFFALMKKSVSGKFLSDWDVSGGKPVCNFTGVSCDDQGYVVKLDVSGWLLSGKFPADVCSYLPKLRVLSLSSNKFSGDFPASVVNCAFLEELNTSRLNQSGQLPDFSPMKSLRILDLSYNLFNGSFPMSVTNLTNLEVLAFNEDQGFNLWQLPENISRLTKLKSMVLTTCMVYGRIPAAIGNMTSLVDLELSGNYLVGEIPKEIGLLKNLQQLELYYNMLVGNIPEELGNLTELADIDISVNRLTGNIPESLCRLPKLSVLQLYNNSLTGEIPGAIVNSTTLTILSLYANNLTGHVPQNLGQLSPMIVLDVSENNLWGPLPAKVCNGGKLEYFLVLQNMFSGNLPDSYANCMPLLRFRVSHNRLEGSIHEGLLSLPHVSIIDLGYNFFTGTLANTIEKAHNLSELFIQNNRISGVLPPGISRAINLVKIDLSNNLLSGPIPSEIGNLRKLNLLLLQSNKLTSSIPDTLSWLRSLNVLDLSNNQLTGRIPESLSELLPNSINFSNNRLSGPIPLSLIKGGLVESFSGNPGLCMSVYVNSSDKSFPSCSKTYNRTKLNSIWAIVISVVLIVLGAILFLKRRFSQEKSAIEHDETMSSSLFSYDVKSFHRISFDQREIFEAMVEKNIVGHGGSGTVYKIEMSSGEVVAVKRLWSRKTKETASEEEDQPCTNKALKTEVDTLGSIRHKNIVKLYSYFSSLDCSLLVYEFMPNGNLWDALHKGRIDLEWPIRHQIALGIAQGLAYLHHDLLPPIIHRDIKSTNILLDVNNQPKVADFGVAKVLQARGGKDSSTTVTAGTYGYMAPEYAYSAEATTKCDVYSFGVVLTELITGKKPVEPEFGEGKDITYWVRNKVDTKEAMEVLDKRLSGQSKDEMIQVLRIAIRCTYKAPALRPTMKEVVQLLIDADPRRVDSCKSSNKTKDTSNNVAKTKNPI, encoded by the exons atggCTTGCCAGTACCACGTGATCTTACTTATTGGGTTACTTTTGTCACTCTCTTGTCTTTCTGATCAAGCAATCAATACCAACCAGTCTCATTTTTTCGCCCTCATGAAAAAGTCCGTCTCAGGGAAATTCTTGTCTGATTGGGATGTCTCAGGAGGGAAGCCTGTCTGCAACTTCACCGGAGTTTCTTGCGACGATCAAGGCTATGTCGTCAAGCTTGATGTCTCCGGGTGGTTACTTTCTGGTAAATTCCCGGCAGACGTATGCTCTTATCTGCCAAAGCTACGGGTGCTCAGTCTCAGCAGCAACAAATTCAGCGGCGACTTTCCTGCCAGCGTCGTCAACTGCGCCTTCCTGGAGGAGCTTAACACGAGTCGCCTGAATCAATCAGGGCAGCTTCCTGATTTCTCGCCGATGAAATCTCTACGAATACTTGATTTGTCGTACAACTTATTTAACGGCAGCTTCCCCATGTCAGTAACTAACCTTACCAATCTGGAGGTGCTTGCCTTCAACGAAGACCAGGGCTTCAACTTATGGCAACTCCCGGAGAATATTTCCAGGCTGACAAAGCTAAAATCTATGGTCTTGACAACATGCATGGTGTACGGTCGGATTCCTGCGGCAATAGGAAACATGACATCACTTGTTGATCTTGAATTGAGCGGAAATTACTTGGTGGGTGAAATTCCAAAAGAGATTGGATTGCTCAAGAACTTGCAACAGCTTGAGCTTTACTATAACATGCTCGTCGGCAATATACCGGAGGAGCTTGGAAATCTTACAGAGCTCGCAGACATTGACATATCAGTCAACAGGTTGACGGGAAACATCCCGGAGTCACTTTGTCGGCTTCCCAAGCTCAGTGTCCTCCAGCTTTACAACAACAGCCTTACAGGGGAAATCCCAGGTGCGATTGTAAACTCAACAACCTTGACCATTTTGTCACTTTACGCCAACAATCTGACAGGACATGTTCCACAAAACCTCGGCCAATTGTCACCGATGATTGTTCTAGACGTTTCAGAAAACAATCTGTGGGGTCCGTTGCCCGCAAAAGTTTGCAATGGAGGTAAATTGGAATActtccttgttcttcaaaacaTGTTCTCTGGAAACTTGCCTGACAGTTATGCAAACTGCATGCCTCTTCTACGGTTTCGTGTTAGCCATAACCGTTTGGAGGGCTCCATACATGAAGGGCTGCTAAGTCTTCCACATGTCTCAATCATTGACTTGGGCTACAATTTTTTCACTGGTACCCTTGCCAACACAATCGAAAAGGCCCACAATTTGTCTGAACTATTCATACAGAACAACAGGATTTCAGGTGTTCTGCCTCCAGGAATCTCTAGAGCAATCAATCTGGTGAAGATTGATCTTAGCAATAATCTTCTGTCTGGCCCAATACCCTCTGAAATTGGAAATTTGAGAAAGCTAAATTTGCTGCTGCTACAAAGCAACAAGCTCACATCTTCCATCCCCGACACACTTTCATGGCTAAGATCTCTCAATGTTCTTGATCTCTCCAACAACCAATTGACAGGAAGAATCCCAGAAAGCCTCTCTGAATTGTTACCAAACTCCATCAACTTCTCAAACAATCGGCTTTCTGGTCCAATTCCTCTCTCTTTGATAAAAGGAGGGTTGGTAGAAAGCTTCTCTGGCAACCCAGGTCTCTGTATGTCAGTCTATGTTAACTCATCGGATAAAAGCTTCCCCAGTTGTTCAAAGACTTACAACCGGACGAAACTAAACTCCATCTGGGCAATTGTAATCTCAGTTGTTCTCATCGTTCTTGGAGCCATCCTTTTCCTGAAGCGTCGGTTTAGCCAAGAAAAATCTGCTATAGAACATGATGAGACCATGTCTTCATCCTTGTTCTCATATGATGTAAAAAGCTTCCATCGAATAAGTTTCGACCAACGTGAGATCTTTGAAGCCATGGTTGAAAAGAACATAGTCGGGCACGGAGGATCCGGGACAGTGTACAAGATTGAGATGAGCAGTGGGGAAGTTGTTGCAGTGAAAAGGTTGTGGAGTCGAAAAACAAAGGAAACAGCTTCAGAGGAGGAAGATCAGCCGTGTACAAACAAGGCGTTGAAAACAGAGGTGGATACTCTTGGAAGTATAAGGCACAAAAACATAGTGAAATTGTACAGCTACTTCTCAAGCTTGGATTGCAGCCTGCTGGTTTATGAGTTTATGCCAAACGGTAACCTTTGGGATGCTCTTCACAAAGGGCGTATCGATTTGGAATGGCCTATTCGCCATCAGATTGCGCTGGGGATTGCACAGGGTTTGGCATACCTCCACCATGATCTATTGCCTCCTATCATTCACAGAGACATCAAGTCAACCAATATCCTTCTAGATGTCAATAACCAGCCCAAGGTTGCAGATTTTGGCGTAGCCAAGGTTTTACAAGCAAGAGGAGGGAAGGATTCAAGCACTACAGTAACTGCAGGCACTTATGGTTACATGGCCCCAG AATATGCATATTCGGCTGAAGCAACAACCAAGTGTGATGTGTACAGTTTTGGAGTAGTTCTAACGGAGCTGATAACTGGGAAGAAGCCAGTGGAGCCAGAGTTTGGAGAGGGCAAGGACATCACATATTGGGTCAGAAACAAAGTGGACACCAAAGAAGCCATGGAGGTCTTAGACAAGCGATTGTCAGGGCAATCCAAGGATGAGATGATCCAGGTTCTCCGAATCGCCATCCGTTGCACCTACAAGGCCCCAGCCCTTCGCCCAACCATGAAGGAGGTTGTCCAGTTGCTGATTGACGCCGACCCCCGCAGAGTCGATTCTTGCAAGTCGTCAAACAAGACCAAAGACACATCAAATAATGTCGCCAAAACAAAGAACCCCATTTGA